From a single Bufo bufo chromosome 9, aBufBuf1.1, whole genome shotgun sequence genomic region:
- the EEF1AKNMT gene encoding eEF1A lysine and N-terminal methyltransferase: MNLLPRSSKEFSSSEYWEQFFRRRGERAFEWYGGYLELCAVLHKYIKPKDKVLVVGCGNSELSERLYDAGCQNLTNIDVSEVVIRQMNERNASRRPNMTYQLMDATKTTFTDSQFQAVLDKGTLDAILTDTDAGTLDTATQLLTEIGRVLQCGGRYLCVSLAQAHVLEKLVTQFSQGGWMVRIHQVSGNVSQESGSQFPLPVFVFVMTKVKQMPGFPQVLEMMPEEESGKSVRCGSPNELMDMVKERQSYALIRTRLTQNQSSSEVSLDLCDGVSGKTRYTFHVVDCPTIRSHANHFAIFIVPQGRETEWLFGSETGRRQLATGVGFHRLLIVALHRDQQYDSMEAIQSELSAKVLELAPPGLPDNQQVPFLSAGGDIGIRTVQYRGRSELSGEYVVEDVRGDGTSYFRRLIFLSNQNVVQSEVRLLPSNTHSGQKKKRKDKKKQQTPTGKVEPETTHVIDKSYLCCEHHKAMISGLSLLHNPGVAPDHHTSVLVVGLGGGSLSLFIHDYFLGSQVEAVEIDSAVLDVASCWFGFSLDDRLKVHLADGLSHINDLAEKGKASYDVVMFDVDSKDSSLGMSCPPPAFVEKKFLRNVHKILKDDGIFILNLVCRDPVLKKKVINTIREVFPLIYVQKIEDEVNEILFCRPVSDQSCDLSDLKESARSLEKRLKRPGMLWDESFVLADMFKSVHIV; encoded by the exons ATGAACCTGTTACCGAGGAGCAGTAAGGAGTTCTCCTCCAGCGAGTACTGGGAGCAGTTCTTCAGGCGCAGGGGGGAGCGGGCCTTTGAGTGGTATGGCGGGTACCTGGAGCTGTGTGCTGTGCTGCACAAGTACATTAAGCCTAAAGACAAG GTCTTGGTTGTGGGATGTGGGAACTCCGAGTTGAGTGAACGACTCTATGATGCCGGATGCCAAAATCTAACAAACATAGATGTGAGCGAGGTGGTCATTCGACAGATGAACGAGCGCAATGCCAGTAGACGGCCCAACATGACTTACCAACTGATGGATGCCACCAAGACTACATTTACAGATTCCCAGTTCCAAGCTGTGCTAGATAAGGGGACGCTGGATGCAATACTCACTGACACTGACGCTGGCACCCTGGACACCGCCACCCAGTTACTGACTGAAATTGGCCGAGTCCTCCAGTGTGGCGGGCGCTATCTTTGTGTATCCCTGGCTCAAGCCCATGTGCTGGAGAAGCTGGTCACACAGTTTTCTCAAGGAGGATGGATGGTTCGTATTCACCAGGTTTCTGGGAATGTCAGTCAGGAGTCTGGCAGCCAGTTTCCCCTGCCCGTGTTTGTATTTGTAATGACTAAAGTTAAGCAGATGCCAGGGTTCCCTCAAGTCTTGGAGATGATGCCAGAGGAAGAGAGTGGCAAATCTGTGCGCTGTGGAAGCCCTAATGAATTGATGGACATGGTGAAGGAAAGACAGAGCTATGCACTGATCCGAACCCGCTTGACACAGAACCAGAGTTCTTCAGAGGTGTCCCTGGACTTATGTGATGGGGTCTCTGGAAAAACGCGTTATACCTTTCATGTGGTGGATTGTCCAACGATACGCTCTCACGCCAATCACTTTGCTATATTTATCG TTCCACAAGGAAGGGAAACGGAGTGGCTTTTTGGTTCAGAGACAGGACGGAGACAATTGGCAACAGGCGTCGGATTCCATCGCCTGCTAATTGTGGCCTTGCATAGAGATCAGCAGTATGACAGCATGGAAGCCATTCAGTCCGAGTTGTCTGCCAAAGTGCTGGAACTTGCTCCACCAGGGTTGCCCGATAATCAGCAG GTTCCGTTTTTGTCAGCTGGTGGAGACATTGGAATCCGGACGGTCCAGTATCGCGGCAGGAGTGAACTCAGCGGGGAGTATGTGGTGGAGGACGTACGAGGCGATGGAACAAGCTATTTTAGGCGTCTTATTTTCCTCAGTAACCAAAATGTAGTCCAGTCTGAGGTTCGGCTACTGCCAAGTAACACTCACAGTG GTcagaaaaagaagagaaaagacaagaagaagcaGCAGACACCAACCGGCAAGGTAGAGCCAGAAACGACACATGTGATTGACAAGAGCTACCTCTGCTGTGAACACCATAAAGCCATGATTTCTGGGCTCTCACTCCTTCACAATCCTGGAGTAGCTCCAG ACCACCACACCTCTGTACTGGTGGTAGGGCTCGGCGGAGGCAGTCTGTCACTCTTTATTCATGACTACTTCCTGGGCTCACAAGTCGAAGCTGTTGAAATTGATTCCGCGGTCCTGGATGTCGCCAGCTGCTGGTTTGGGTTCTCTCTGGACGATCGTTTGAAGGTTCATCTTGCTGATGGTCTATCTCATATAAATGACCTGGCCGAAAAAG GAAAAGCTTCTTATGACGTGGTGATGTTCGATGTGGACAGCAAAGATAGCAGCCTCGGTATGAGCTGCCCACCGCCTGCTTTTGTGGAGAAGAAGTTTTTACGGAACGTCCACAAGATCTTGAAGGATGATG GTATCTTCATACTGAACCTGGTGTGCCGGGACCCCGTGTTGAAGAAGAAAGTGATAAATACCATCCGTGAAGTTTTCCCActgatttatgtgcaaaagattgAGGATGAGGTGAATGAAATCCTGTTTTGCCGGCCTGTTTCTGATCAAAGTTGTGACCTCTCTGATCTAAAAGAGTCTGCAAGAAGCTTAGAGAAACGGTTAAAGAGACCAGGGATGCTCTGGGACGAAAGCTTTGTCCTTGCTGACATGTTCAAATCAGTCCACATCGTCTAG